The following are from one region of the Ignavibacteriota bacterium genome:
- a CDS encoding GIY-YIG nuclease family protein produces MFYVYILKSLKVDRYYIGQTKDLERRLTEHNSCKTRSTKAYVPWKIVYCEKFLTKIEAYQREMEIKSYKSGIKFKELFNRRVGRVPAFCGVKVVYPALREMWRS; encoded by the coding sequence ATGTTTTACGTTTACATATTGAAAAGCCTAAAAGTTGATCGGTATTATATTGGTCAGACTAAGGATTTAGAAAGAAGATTGACAGAGCATAATTCTTGTAAAACTAGATCTACAAAGGCTTATGTTCCTTGGAAAATTGTTTATTGTGAAAAATTCCTGACAAAGATTGAGGCTTATCAAAGAGAAATGGAAATTAAAAGTTATAAGTCTGGAATTAAGTTCAAAGAATTATTTAATCGGAGAGTTGGCAGAGTCCCCGCATTTTGCGGGGTAAAGGTTGTTTATCCCGCTTTGCGGGAAATGTGGCGGTCTTAA
- a CDS encoding GIY-YIG nuclease family protein: protein MFYVYILKSLKVDRYYIGHTKDLERRLTEHNSCKTRSTKAYVPWKIVYCEKFLTKIEAYQREMEIKSYKSGIKFKELFNRRVGRVPAFCGVKVVYPALREMWRS, encoded by the coding sequence ATGTTTTACGTTTACATATTGAAAAGCCTAAAAGTTGATCGGTATTATATTGGTCATACTAAGGATTTAGAAAGAAGATTGACAGAGCATAATTCTTGTAAAACCAGATCTACAAAAGCTTATGTTCCTTGGAAAATTGTTTATTGTGAAAAATTCCTGACAAAGATTGAGGCTTATCAAAGAGAAATGGAAATTAAAAGTTATAAGTCTGGAATTAAGTTCAAGGAATTATTTAATCGGAGAGTTGGCAGAGTCCCCGCATTTTGCGGGGTAAAGGTTGTTTATCCCGCTTTGCGGGAAATGTGGCGGTCTTAA
- a CDS encoding GIY-YIG nuclease family protein yields the protein MFYVYILKSLKVDRYYIGHTKDLERRLTEHNSCKTRSTKAYVPWKIVYCEKFLTKIEAYQREMEIKSYKSGIKFKELFNRRVGRVVECGGLENR from the coding sequence ATGTTTTACGTTTACATATTGAAAAGCCTAAAAGTTGATCGGTATTATATTGGTCATACTAAGGATTTAGAAAGAAGATTGACAGAGCATAATTCTTGTAAAACCAGATCTACAAAAGCTTATGTTCCTTGGAAAATTGTTTATTGTGAAAAATTCCTGACAAAGATTGAGGCTTATCAAAGAGAAATGGAAATTAAAAGTTATAAGTCTGGAATTAAGTTCAAGGAATTATTTAATCGGAGAGTTGGCAGAGTGGTTGAATGCGGCGGTCTTGAAAACCGTTAA